A single region of the uncultured Fibrobacter sp. genome encodes:
- the radA gene encoding DNA repair protein RadA, with translation MVALNKSKAKKEIEFLCTSCGNTTTKWVGKCPFCGEWNTLKEHVVEPVLENSGRGGRGLGGPVHQVVALKDVSTEDTRRLSTANTEFDRVLGGGLAPGSLVLIGGDPGIGKSTLVLTTLATMTAAGVKTLYVSGEESASQVKLRSERLNVSGSDMLLLCETGLEKIIEKAKEIKPQVLVVDSIQTVYKGDLPGTPGSASQLRECTLDLMVFAKNTGCITILIGHVTKDGQIAGPRILEHMVDTVVYFEGDRNNQYRLLRTIKNRFGATDEIGVFEMTSHGLNAVPNPSRVFLQEGVPPTPGSVVCCTLEGSRALLFETQALVNQTNFAVPQRVAAGIDPKRLTIILALLEKFGGVSVGMCDVFASIAGGIRVSDTSSDLALALAIASNHLGIPLGRQTIAIGELGLSGEVRNVSLLDQRLKEARRLGMTVAVIPSSGKLPESVGGMRIVRVAGLSEAVAWLMDQK, from the coding sequence ATGGTAGCACTAAATAAAAGCAAGGCAAAAAAAGAGATTGAGTTTCTCTGCACGAGTTGCGGCAACACCACGACGAAGTGGGTAGGGAAGTGCCCGTTTTGCGGGGAGTGGAACACGCTCAAAGAACATGTGGTAGAACCGGTTCTGGAGAATTCGGGGCGTGGGGGCCGTGGCTTGGGTGGCCCTGTCCACCAGGTCGTGGCGCTCAAGGATGTCTCTACCGAAGACACGCGCCGGTTGAGTACGGCGAATACGGAATTCGACCGCGTGCTGGGCGGTGGCCTGGCACCGGGGTCGCTTGTGCTGATTGGCGGCGACCCGGGCATAGGCAAGTCGACGCTCGTGCTCACGACTCTTGCCACGATGACGGCTGCCGGTGTCAAGACGCTTTACGTGAGCGGCGAAGAAAGTGCAAGCCAGGTAAAACTTCGCAGCGAGCGCCTGAACGTTTCCGGGAGCGACATGCTCCTGCTCTGCGAGACGGGGCTCGAGAAAATTATCGAGAAGGCCAAGGAAATCAAGCCGCAGGTGCTTGTCGTCGACTCTATCCAGACGGTGTACAAGGGCGACTTGCCGGGAACGCCGGGGTCGGCTTCGCAATTGCGCGAGTGTACTTTGGACTTGATGGTGTTCGCGAAGAACACGGGGTGCATCACTATCCTTATTGGTCACGTGACCAAGGACGGGCAGATTGCCGGTCCTCGCATTTTGGAGCACATGGTCGATACCGTCGTGTATTTCGAAGGGGACCGCAATAACCAGTACCGCCTGCTGCGCACTATAAAGAATCGTTTCGGTGCTACCGACGAGATTGGTGTTTTCGAGATGACGAGCCATGGGCTGAACGCCGTGCCGAACCCGAGCCGCGTGTTTCTGCAAGAGGGCGTTCCGCCGACTCCGGGGAGCGTTGTCTGCTGTACGCTCGAAGGCTCGCGCGCGTTGCTCTTTGAAACTCAGGCGCTCGTGAACCAGACAAACTTTGCCGTGCCGCAGCGTGTGGCCGCAGGTATCGACCCGAAACGCCTTACGATTATCCTTGCGTTGCTCGAAAAATTCGGTGGCGTAAGTGTCGGCATGTGCGACGTGTTCGCAAGCATTGCCGGCGGCATCCGCGTGAGCGATACATCGTCCGACCTGGCCCTCGCGCTCGCTATCGCGAGCAACCATCTGGGGATCCCGCTGGGCCGCCAGACCATCGCCATAGGGGAGCTCGGTCTGTCGGGCGAGGTCCGGAATGTGAGTCTCTTGGACCAGCGGCTCAAGGAGGCACGCCGTCTGGGGATGACTGTGGCGGTGATTCCCTCGTCCGGTAAATTGCCTGAGTCTGTGGGGGGCATGCGCATTGTTCGCGTGGCCGGTCTCAGCGAGGCTGTGGCCTGGCTCATGGACCAGAAGTAA
- a CDS encoding NAD(P)/FAD-dependent oxidoreductase, with the protein MPKFESKEYDVVVCGAGPAGLMAACTYGRLTGGAGRVLLLDKKEPWKEPIFCAEAVSTGRLNALWPISKEWVRGGISGIYFTSPKGYRAEFYSKDCGSMLDRSRFHHALADGCVEAGVECHFDALVTNLSRDGDSWLVQSMTGGELSTVRAKAVIDATGPGCRLTRNVDCLKGIESGDTDLEPAIFAVTEGIKHSREHIELFFGSEFPNGYGWIFPRDGVEVNVGFVLGKDHDTPIPLRQKLLEFINRRYPGAKVKAVYGGMIACGQSKRPLAMHGVFKAGDAASCVNPISRSGIVESILCGKIVAESVVEWLACGTDAERSRVEASVLDRWMKAQGRAHLQIANAKPTFGKISDAQFDRAAEKLSRIPQGKASLWRIFFTVLSACPSLIWKMRSFLR; encoded by the coding sequence ATGCCAAAATTTGAGTCCAAGGAATATGATGTCGTCGTTTGCGGGGCCGGCCCTGCCGGTCTGATGGCTGCCTGTACCTATGGAAGGCTGACGGGCGGTGCCGGACGGGTTTTGCTTCTCGATAAGAAGGAACCTTGGAAAGAACCCATTTTCTGCGCGGAAGCTGTTTCGACGGGGCGTTTGAACGCTTTGTGGCCAATTTCCAAAGAATGGGTCCGTGGCGGCATCTCCGGTATATATTTTACGTCTCCAAAGGGTTACAGGGCCGAATTCTACAGCAAGGACTGTGGGTCCATGTTGGACCGTTCCCGTTTCCATCATGCTCTCGCAGATGGCTGTGTTGAGGCGGGTGTCGAATGCCATTTTGATGCTCTGGTTACAAATCTCTCCCGCGACGGGGATTCCTGGTTGGTCCAGTCGATGACTGGCGGCGAACTTTCGACAGTTCGTGCCAAGGCCGTGATCGATGCGACGGGGCCGGGATGCCGGTTGACTCGGAATGTCGATTGCCTCAAGGGAATTGAGTCCGGCGATACGGATTTGGAACCGGCAATTTTTGCGGTGACCGAAGGTATCAAGCATAGTCGCGAACATATTGAGCTCTTTTTTGGGAGTGAGTTCCCGAACGGCTATGGCTGGATATTCCCGCGCGATGGTGTAGAAGTCAATGTCGGATTCGTTTTAGGGAAAGACCACGATACGCCGATTCCTCTGCGCCAGAAACTTTTGGAATTTATAAACAGGCGTTATCCTGGTGCGAAGGTCAAGGCTGTGTACGGTGGCATGATTGCCTGCGGCCAGTCCAAGCGCCCGCTTGCAATGCACGGTGTTTTCAAGGCTGGGGATGCCGCGAGCTGCGTGAACCCGATTAGCCGTTCCGGTATTGTTGAATCGATTCTTTGTGGAAAGATTGTCGCTGAATCTGTCGTGGAATGGTTGGCTTGCGGTACCGATGCTGAACGCTCCCGTGTGGAAGCTTCGGTGCTCGACCGCTGGATGAAGGCCCAGGGACGCGCCCATTTGCAGATTGCAAATGCGAAGCCCACGTTCGGGAAAATTTCGGATGCGCAGTTCGATCGCGCTGCCGAAAAACTATCCCGTATCCCGCAGGGGAAGGCTTCCCTCTGGCGTATATTCTTCACTGTTTTGAGCGCTTGCCCATCGTTGATTTGGAAGATGCGCTCTTTCTTGCGGTAA
- a CDS encoding N-formylglutamate amidohydrolase, which yields MKAPALVITCEHASNAVPDFVVRAFKVARLAGIPKDTLKTHRGYDIGAFEVYRRLVRTMRPDFYLAGKFSRLVADLNRSESSRDFFSAYTRDLPDNVKEHIRKLWLQHHSKVEHFVAKHIAGHSKGLHVIHLGIHSFTPVLNNVVRNADVGILYDPSREAECLIADALISEIHARAPELRIRRNYPYRGTSDGLTTELRQKFGEAYAGIEIEINQALLAYPAHV from the coding sequence ATGAAGGCACCGGCACTCGTCATCACCTGCGAACACGCATCCAATGCAGTGCCGGATTTTGTCGTGCGCGCATTCAAGGTGGCGAGGCTTGCGGGAATCCCGAAAGACACGCTCAAGACACACAGAGGCTACGACATCGGCGCTTTTGAAGTTTACCGGAGATTGGTTCGCACGATGCGCCCGGACTTCTATCTCGCCGGAAAATTTTCTAGGCTTGTGGCCGACCTGAACCGGAGCGAATCCAGCCGGGATTTTTTCTCGGCATACACCCGCGACTTGCCCGACAATGTCAAGGAACACATCCGCAAGTTATGGTTACAACACCACAGCAAAGTGGAACATTTCGTGGCAAAGCACATTGCAGGCCATAGCAAGGGCCTTCACGTAATTCACTTGGGCATCCACAGTTTCACCCCCGTATTAAACAACGTTGTCCGCAATGCCGACGTAGGAATCCTTTACGACCCCTCTCGTGAAGCGGAGTGCCTCATCGCAGACGCCCTCATCAGCGAAATCCATGCACGCGCACCGGAGCTGCGCATCCGCCGCAACTACCCCTACCGAGGCACCTCCGACGGGCTCACGACAGAGCTGCGGCAAAAGTTCGGCGAAGCCTACGCCGGCATCGAAATCGAGATAAACCAAGCACTCTTGGCATACCCCGCCCACGTTTAA
- a CDS encoding pentapeptide repeat-containing protein: MNMIKVSKLGIGLVCAMTFSAFAQQTDWSGKDLNISFRDKRIDDFNFSKAKAVKHVTDFQRAAGENIKFTEANLPEVSFQNAVISGANFKNANLTKATISGADIRSSNFKGANFEGANLYRATLLDSEFPQANFKNARLDAMKVSDGADFSKADFTQASVMDVDLTNADFSKANMTNANFSRSLMANTNLKKAKLVKTDFTACNLIAANFGSTDLENVNFAKAGLSQANFGGADFKNVNLQEADLSLTSFNDVDLSKTQLQKAKFAQSSLKNMNFNSQDLTGVIFDKGSVSKSSFERTKLNKASFFDSDVNKVVFKEAEMMKTVFDGAYIRKNIFDKADLTKANFSNSTIERTDFNLATLSGASFAGAKLTKVSFLNANMEGVKIDADTKMDDVDFSGADLTNAKIEKFTAKKVIYDNRTKFPGGLDPRQFGFTKRGEKAADIKVEGTGKRKPREEASDDDDAPKKKKKKKHSDDEE; the protein is encoded by the coding sequence ATGAATATGATTAAAGTATCCAAGTTGGGCATCGGCCTTGTCTGCGCAATGACGTTTTCGGCATTCGCCCAGCAAACAGATTGGTCCGGCAAAGACCTGAACATTTCTTTCCGCGACAAGCGTATCGATGATTTCAACTTCTCCAAAGCCAAGGCTGTCAAGCATGTGACGGACTTCCAGCGCGCAGCTGGTGAGAATATAAAGTTCACGGAAGCGAACCTCCCCGAAGTCTCCTTCCAGAACGCGGTGATCAGTGGCGCCAACTTCAAGAACGCAAACCTCACGAAGGCGACGATTAGCGGTGCCGACATCCGCTCTTCCAATTTCAAGGGCGCAAACTTCGAAGGCGCAAACCTCTACCGTGCCACCTTGCTGGACAGCGAATTCCCGCAGGCAAACTTCAAGAACGCCCGTCTCGACGCCATGAAGGTCTCCGACGGTGCCGACTTCAGCAAGGCAGACTTCACGCAGGCCTCCGTCATGGACGTCGACCTTACCAACGCCGACTTCAGCAAGGCCAACATGACGAACGCGAACTTCTCGCGCTCCCTCATGGCTAACACGAACCTCAAGAAGGCCAAGCTCGTCAAGACGGACTTCACCGCCTGTAACCTGATTGCCGCCAACTTCGGCAGCACCGACCTCGAGAACGTCAACTTCGCCAAGGCCGGTCTTTCCCAGGCCAACTTCGGTGGTGCCGACTTCAAGAACGTCAACCTCCAGGAAGCAGACCTTTCCCTGACCTCCTTCAACGACGTCGACCTCTCCAAGACGCAGCTCCAGAAGGCCAAGTTTGCCCAGTCCTCTCTGAAGAACATGAACTTCAACAGCCAGGACCTGACCGGTGTCATCTTCGACAAGGGTAGCGTTTCCAAGAGCTCCTTCGAACGCACTAAACTCAACAAGGCCTCCTTCTTCGATTCCGACGTGAACAAGGTCGTGTTCAAGGAAGCCGAAATGATGAAGACAGTCTTCGACGGTGCTTACATCCGCAAGAACATCTTCGACAAGGCTGACCTCACCAAGGCCAACTTCTCCAACTCCACCATCGAACGTACCGACTTCAACCTCGCAACGCTCTCTGGTGCAAGCTTCGCCGGTGCCAAGCTGACCAAGGTTAGCTTCCTCAACGCCAACATGGAAGGCGTGAAAATTGACGCCGACACCAAGATGGACGACGTTGACTTCTCCGGTGCCGACCTGACCAACGCAAAGATTGAAAAGTTCACCGCCAAGAAGGTCATCTACGACAACAGGACAAAGTTCCCGGGCGGTCTCGATCCGCGTCAGTTCGGTTTCACCAAGCGTGGCGAAAAGGCCGCCGACATCAAGGTCGAAGGCACTGGCAAGAGAAAGCCGCGTGAAGAAGCTTCGGACGACGATGATGCTCCGAAGAAAAAGAAGAAGAAAAAACACTCCGACGACGAAGAATAG
- a CDS encoding peptidase-C39 like family protein translates to MEIKILPQPDDVTCGPTSLHAVYSHLGYKIPLKKLISEIEFLEEGGTLGVFLGIDALKRGFKATIYSYNLKLFDPTWSNLKMPELREKLVKLHKAKHAPKLKKAIDAYIRFIDLGGTVATADLRASMFEGYFKRGIPVLCGLSATYLYRSPREYTNDKDQSVFDDIHGDPMGHFVVLYGLDEKKQFMVADPDCTNPMASGPYYKVDKFRLIHSILLGVMTYDGNILVIEKK, encoded by the coding sequence ATGGAAATAAAGATTCTCCCTCAGCCAGACGATGTCACGTGCGGACCGACCAGCCTACACGCGGTATATTCGCATCTCGGCTACAAGATACCCCTTAAAAAGCTCATCTCCGAAATCGAGTTCCTGGAAGAAGGCGGCACGCTCGGCGTGTTCCTCGGCATCGACGCGCTCAAGCGCGGGTTCAAGGCGACCATCTATTCTTATAATCTCAAACTTTTCGACCCCACATGGAGTAACCTCAAGATGCCCGAGCTCCGCGAGAAACTCGTGAAGCTCCACAAGGCAAAACATGCGCCCAAGCTCAAGAAGGCAATTGACGCCTACATCCGGTTTATCGACCTGGGCGGTACAGTCGCAACGGCCGATTTACGGGCAAGCATGTTCGAAGGATATTTCAAGCGCGGTATTCCTGTGCTTTGCGGCTTAAGCGCCACATATCTATACCGCAGCCCCCGCGAATACACGAACGATAAAGACCAGTCCGTCTTTGACGATATCCACGGCGACCCGATGGGTCACTTTGTAGTGCTTTACGGACTTGACGAAAAAAAACAGTTCATGGTTGCAGACCCCGACTGCACCAACCCCATGGCAAGCGGGCCCTATTACAAAGTCGACAAGTTCCGGCTTATCCACAGCATCCTGCTCGGGGTCATGACCTACGACGGGAACATCCTCGTCATCGAAAAGAAGTAA